DNA sequence from the Virgibacillus proomii genome:
TTCAAGCAAATAATTAACGACATGAAATCCAATCCAGTGATTACAATTAACAACTAAAATCGTCATGCAATTCCTCCCACTATCCCGTATTCTTTCCTTTTACAATTAGACAGGAAAATAAACTGCTACATCTGAAGTACTATTTTTTAATAAAATACAAGTAATGCTTTTTTTTTATACTACGTTTTGGTAAACTATTAAGAGATATTTGGTGTATAATGGTTATAGACATAGTAAAAAAATGAGGTGTTTTCATGCGATACATTGTTACGATCATATGGTCATGTTTAATTGGTGGTGTCGTATCCTATGTACTGTCGAGTATGGGTAGTGAACCGTTTAGTCTTGAAGGTACTGTTGCTTTAACTGCTGTGTTTTTTATCGCGATTGCTGTTTTAGGTGACGGTATTTTAAAAAATGATAACTCACACAGTTAATCAAATGTAACCACTACTTATTCTGATATGCATAGCTTTTATCTATTATATTTCTGTTTGCATGTCGAATCGTATTATTAGTTATGTGTAGTTAAACTAGCCTATTTTTATACAAAATTTCAAGCTTTACTATACATGTAGCTAGAACCCTTGCCTTTCTTCTTTTAGAGCAGGCAAGGGTTTCCATTTGAATTCAGTTTTAGTACCATGGTAAAACACTGATTGCAGTTAAGCCTGCTAAGGGCAGGACAAACCTATTAAATCGCTGTGGTGGATAACCATACCCATAACCTGATCCATAGTCAGGACCACCCCTATATCCAGGATCACCATATCTGGCGTAGCCGTATTGTCTATGATGCGATCCTGCTTGGTGGCGAGACAGTTGTTCATGTAATTCGATTGGTGTCGCAAGATAAACGGATTCATGATCTAAACCAGTAATAATACCGTCAATACTTGATCCATCTTCTAATTCAACTAACACGTACGCATGTATATGATCTCTACAAACATCATATATATGTTGATGATGTTGATGACTCATTTTATCTACCTCCTCACCATTCAGCGTATTCATTCGCCTATAGGTTGGTGACATGGTAGTAAAATTAATCCATAAGAAAACTGCACCAATGCTAAATAATTATTGCATTGGGCAGTAACATCATTCTATATGGACATAAACAATTAAAACATATCGTATTAACTATTTTAGTTGAAAATTATACTTTGCTAACGTATAAAAACGGAAACACATTATTTTACAAGCAGTATAGCCCTATTAGTAATACGTAAGCAATAAAACCAATTGTAAGAAAGACCGTTTTTTCATGCTCGGTTTTCTTGCTCTTTCTACCCTTTAGTCTCGGATCTTATCAGGAAAGTCATTTTAACCTAGTCTTGGATACAAATTTTAAAAAGTATTGATGTAAATAGCAGGAGGATTTTTATGGAGAACTTAACAGAACTTGGTATTTTATTAAAATATTTGATATTAGGTTTATTTCAAGGGTTTACAGAACCAATTCCTATCTCGTCAAGTGGCCACTTAGTCATGCTAAGACATATTTTTAATCTTCAAGATCAGTTAGCAGGACTATCTTTTGAAATTCTTGTCAACACAGGCTCTTTAATAGCAGTATTAATCGTTTTTCGCAAGGATCTTATTCGTTTAACACAAAACGGTTTACGTTACATATTACAAAAAGATAGAGATGCTGAAGCAACAGCTGATTTTCAATTTATTATATTTTTAATTATCGCCACGATTCCTACTGGAGTATTGGGTTTTTTACTTGAAGATTATATTAGTGAAAAATTGAGTCAACCAGTTATTGTAGGTTACACATTATTAATTACTGGGGCAGCATTATGGGTTATTCGAAATATTCATGGAAAAAAGAATGATGGAGACTTAACCGTAAAAGATGCGTTGATTGTTGGCGCAGCACAGGCTGTCTCTCTTATACCGGGAATTAGCCGCTCAGGCGCAACTATTGTTGCTGCTATGCTTGTCGGAATGAAGCGGGAAACTGCTTTTCGTTTTTCGTTTTTATTATACATCCCGGTTAGTCTTGGAGTTTCAATATTAGGTTTTAGTGATATTATTAGTGATGATAAATTCAATACGTTAATGATTCCGTATGTGATTGCATTTCTTGCAGCAATTATCGCTTCTTATTTTGCCTTAAAATGGTTTGCGAATATCATGGCTAAAGGAAATTTAAAATATTTTAGCATTTATTGTTTTATTGTTGGTATCCTTGCGATTATTTTTTTATAACATAAATGTTTTCATAATAATTTTACCAATGGACTTTATTCAGGGAACGCTTTTAAACAAGGTTTAAAAGCGTAACGTCCTTAAAAAAGCTGTTATGAATTGCCAACGAAGTTTCCTTGTCTTTAAACTTCTTTTTCTGATCAGTGGCTTTACCTTGTCCTTGAAAAATCGCGACACCTATTTAAACAGTCTCTCTAATCCTGTCACAGGGTATAGGTATTGTATCTTCCACTTAAACCGCTTCGTATTCCTAAGCGATTAAAGTGGGAGTCTTATGGCACTATAGACGTCAGATGAAAATTGTTACTAAAGGCTTATTACGCTTTTACATAACGATTCCAGACTAAAAAAAGAAGCATCCACCATAAAAGTGAATGCTTCTTTTTTTAATCTGGAATACCTAATGCAATTTTTGCATAACGTGACATTTTATCTTTGCCCCAAGGAGGATCCCATACAATATTTACTTCTGTCTCTTTTACTTCTGGTATATCGGCTAAGGCATGTTTGATATCCTGCTCAATATGACCAGCAAGAGGACAGCCCATTGCAGTAAGTGTCATTGTAACCTTACATAAGCCCTCATCGTTTAGTTCCACGTCATATATTAAACCTAAATTGACAATATCTATGCCTAATTCAGGATCAATAACATTTTCTAAAGCACCCCAAAGGTTTTCTTTAAGAGCTTCATCCATCCTTTATACCTCCTCTGCTCTGTTTTATTACTACTATTTAAACATATTTCCAACAAAAATCAAAGAAAATTTGGATGTTCGACAAGCCTTTAGTACCAACGATTATGTAGTTAAACTGATGCATAAAAATGCAAGAAAATTTCTCCGTCAAATTAACTGCTGCCGCTAAAAATTTATCCTTTTTTACGTATAAAGAAACTGACACGCCTCGGAGTTGGCAACTACGCTTAATCGTAAAAAGGAAAGCTTTTAGAACATTGAAATATTCTTCTATCATTCATGTCTAAAACTCGACTCAAACAATTATAATTGTTTAGTAAACCATTTTACAGTCTCTAGTGTAGCATAGCGTCCAACTTTATGCCCGCGATTAGCTTCCGATAAAAACTTAAAATTTAACGGATTCGAATAAAGTGATTCATTCTGTTTATAAAATGTATACGTATGCTCAAATGGAATAACTTCATCGGCTTTCCCGTGCCAAAGTAAAAGTGGACGTTCTTTTAATTTTTCTGGTTGCTTAGAAAGGTCGTAATGTGTTAAATGCTCATATAAACGATTTATTTCTTTTTCTGTTCTCGGTAACTTTCCATTTTTTTGTTGGAAATGATCGACCAATGCTTTGGCATAGTCAGTAAGCTTTGGAGTACCCATTAATACTGCAGCTGTCTTGATCCAATCATATTGGGTAAGTGCTGCTGAGGTAGTAATTCCGCCCATGCTCGTCCCAGCAACACCAAACCGTTCATCTAAAAGCAGGTTCGATTCATCGACATAATCTTTGATATCTTCTAATTCCTTCACATTTTGCAGCACAATTTCCCAAAAAAAAG
Encoded proteins:
- a CDS encoding metal-sulfur cluster assembly factor, coding for MDEALKENLWGALENVIDPELGIDIVNLGLIYDVELNDEGLCKVTMTLTAMGCPLAGHIEQDIKHALADIPEVKETEVNIVWDPPWGKDKMSRYAKIALGIPD
- a CDS encoding DUF2929 family protein, which produces MRYIVTIIWSCLIGGVVSYVLSSMGSEPFSLEGTVALTAVFFIAIAVLGDGILKNDNSHS
- a CDS encoding undecaprenyl-diphosphate phosphatase, which translates into the protein MENLTELGILLKYLILGLFQGFTEPIPISSSGHLVMLRHIFNLQDQLAGLSFEILVNTGSLIAVLIVFRKDLIRLTQNGLRYILQKDRDAEATADFQFIIFLIIATIPTGVLGFLLEDYISEKLSQPVIVGYTLLITGAALWVIRNIHGKKNDGDLTVKDALIVGAAQAVSLIPGISRSGATIVAAMLVGMKRETAFRFSFLLYIPVSLGVSILGFSDIISDDKFNTLMIPYVIAFLAAIIASYFALKWFANIMAKGNLKYFSIYCFIVGILAIIFL
- a CDS encoding alpha/beta fold hydrolase — protein: MIGIYEKDINTIPSLIVVDEDNKGKPLPVITYFHGFTSAKEHNLPLAFLLAKRGYRVILPDSLYHGAREGKISPAKRQTFFWEIVLQNVKELEDIKDYVDESNLLLDERFGVAGTSMGGITTSAALTQYDWIKTAAVLMGTPKLTDYAKALVDHFQQKNGKLPRTEKEINRLYEHLTHYDLSKQPEKLKERPLLLWHGKADEVIPFEHTYTFYKQNESLYSNPLNFKFLSEANRGHKVGRYATLETVKWFTKQL